The Listeria cossartiae subsp. cossartiae genome includes a region encoding these proteins:
- a CDS encoding EAL domain-containing protein, which yields MKKPSVREIIDQNHFDTIYEPIVTVENTEIFGYESLTRLKTDHWNAISDFIEEAEQDGLQKAFELLTLHNAVKRFNKSGDTPLFVNISYDTFLENQEELHDTLLDNGKIVFEFLETSKLPQERMNDLDKQLQLFQKKHETKFAIDDFGSGYADLHRVFAHHSDFVKTDRLLLRDLFESDGKKIFFEQLHTYVKKHNKSLIVEGVETKEQLEFLQEIGIPYAQGYYFH from the coding sequence ATGAAAAAGCCCTCTGTACGTGAGATTATTGATCAAAATCATTTTGATACAATATATGAACCGATTGTTACTGTTGAAAATACGGAAATTTTCGGCTACGAGTCACTCACCCGCTTGAAAACAGATCACTGGAATGCGATTAGTGATTTTATTGAAGAAGCGGAACAGGATGGTCTGCAAAAAGCATTTGAACTGCTCACGCTTCATAATGCAGTGAAACGCTTTAACAAAAGTGGAGATACGCCATTATTTGTCAATATTTCCTACGATACCTTTTTAGAAAATCAAGAAGAATTGCATGATACCCTTCTTGATAACGGGAAAATAGTTTTTGAATTTTTGGAAACATCCAAGTTACCACAAGAGCGAATGAACGACTTAGACAAACAACTACAGCTATTCCAGAAAAAACACGAGACTAAATTTGCTATTGATGATTTTGGCTCCGGATATGCGGACTTACACCGCGTTTTTGCGCACCATTCTGATTTTGTCAAAACCGACCGCCTGCTACTTCGAGATTTATTCGAAAGCGACGGCAAAAAAATCTTCTTCGAGCAACTGCATACGTACGTCAAAAAACATAATAAATCCTTGATTGTCGAAGGAGTCGAAACGAAAGAACAGCTCGAATTCCTCCAAGAGATTGGCATTCCTTACGCGCAAGGTTATTATTTTCATTAA
- a CDS encoding NAD-dependent malic enzyme, producing the protein MTLKSGFDYLNNPLLNKGTAFTNEERASYHLDGLLPPIIETIEQQAARIEYQIENLETALHKHQLLTNLYNENRTLYYYVVTKNVTEYLPLIYTPTIGDAVIHYHTDYTAPDEALFIDAFAPEKLRASIENYAKNNPTIDMIVITDGEGVLGIGDWGVNGVKIAVGKLAVYTVAAGLAPDRVLPVVIDAGTNNKTLLEDPRYLGNKRPRLTESEYDTFIAQLVDAMTTVFPKAILHWEDFGRANASRILHNYREEICTFNDDIQGTGAMVVAAVLATIQVSRIPLSEQKIIIFGAGTAGIGIADQLSGQLMRETGLPFDAARKHFYLVDRNGLVLDHMTDLTAGQKKYAHPASEWENTPVDTLEHLVEAVHPTMLIGCSGVTGAFKESIVKKMAEHTERPAILPLSNPTKLAEATAADLIQWTDGKALIVTGSPSKPVEYQHTNYEIGQANNALLYPGLGLGALVTRAKYITDGMLAAASMAVANQISPNEPGAALLPHVRTLRETSRAVAIAVANQAIKENIQQTELTNVTEAVELEMWQPTYKGV; encoded by the coding sequence ATGACTTTAAAATCAGGTTTTGACTATCTGAATAATCCATTATTAAATAAAGGAACCGCTTTTACAAACGAAGAACGGGCAAGCTATCACTTAGACGGATTACTGCCACCAATTATCGAAACAATCGAACAACAAGCCGCGCGCATCGAATATCAAATAGAAAACTTAGAAACAGCTTTACATAAACATCAGCTTTTAACCAACTTATATAACGAAAATCGCACACTTTATTATTATGTTGTCACCAAAAATGTCACCGAATATCTGCCGCTTATTTATACGCCAACCATTGGTGATGCCGTTATCCATTATCACACGGACTACACTGCTCCAGATGAAGCTTTATTTATCGATGCTTTTGCTCCAGAAAAACTACGCGCATCCATTGAAAACTATGCTAAAAACAATCCAACTATCGATATGATTGTCATTACAGATGGAGAAGGCGTGCTCGGTATTGGCGACTGGGGCGTGAATGGTGTCAAAATTGCAGTTGGCAAATTAGCTGTTTATACGGTTGCTGCTGGACTTGCGCCGGACCGCGTGCTCCCTGTTGTGATTGATGCAGGTACAAACAATAAAACACTCCTTGAAGATCCTCGCTATTTAGGTAACAAACGCCCTCGACTTACAGAAAGCGAATACGATACATTTATCGCTCAATTGGTTGATGCGATGACGACGGTTTTCCCAAAAGCCATCCTTCACTGGGAAGACTTTGGTCGTGCAAATGCAAGCCGTATTCTGCACAATTATCGCGAGGAAATCTGTACATTTAATGATGATATTCAAGGAACTGGCGCGATGGTCGTTGCCGCCGTTCTTGCCACTATTCAAGTTTCCCGCATTCCCCTAAGCGAACAAAAAATTATTATTTTCGGCGCCGGAACTGCTGGTATCGGTATCGCTGACCAACTTAGTGGACAATTAATGCGCGAAACTGGCCTTCCTTTTGACGCTGCTAGAAAACACTTTTATTTAGTGGATCGAAATGGTTTAGTGCTTGATCATATGACAGATTTAACTGCTGGCCAAAAGAAATATGCGCATCCCGCTTCTGAGTGGGAAAATACGCCGGTAGATACATTAGAACATTTAGTCGAAGCCGTTCATCCAACCATGCTAATCGGCTGTTCTGGCGTCACTGGTGCATTTAAAGAGAGCATTGTCAAAAAAATGGCAGAGCATACAGAACGACCAGCCATTTTACCGCTTTCTAATCCAACCAAACTAGCCGAAGCAACTGCCGCCGATTTGATTCAGTGGACCGATGGAAAAGCGCTTATCGTCACAGGAAGTCCCTCAAAACCAGTCGAATATCAACATACTAACTATGAAATCGGCCAAGCAAACAATGCCCTACTTTATCCAGGACTTGGACTAGGTGCTCTAGTTACTCGCGCCAAATATATTACCGATGGCATGCTTGCTGCCGCATCCATGGCTGTCGCTAACCAAATTTCGCCAAACGAACCCGGCGCTGCCCTTTTACCACATGTCCGCACCCTTCGTGAAACATCCCGTGCAGTCGCGATTGCAGTTGCCAACCAAGCAATAAAAGAAAATATCCAGCAAACGGAATTAACGAACGTCACCGAAGCCGTAGAGCTTGAAATGTGGCAACCTACTTATAAAGGAGTTTAG
- a CDS encoding serine hydrolase domain-containing protein, which yields MFYKTKQSLDQLVQNGSTPGISYQIKTNQLEENNIMGLKAVFPEAEILPRTTENIYDIASLTKVIATTTRILQLIEQQRFQLEDPVYMYLPNFQYKNVTILHLLTHSSGLAQNIPHFQMTVPEDVMRYVYATKQVNPPGTEVTYADANFLLLGYLISAMDGNYEQTIQTHILEPLKMTQTGFHPTNKKQVIPTELDQTRGLIQGEVHDFKAWTAKSGTGHAGLFSTLADLSKFRDALILQHGSPILSEQMLALMQTNHTPGLNRSRGLGWDLRGDSVLYHTGFTGTFMVLDLKHQASLIVLSNRVHPSRANPNFVDKRDSIVDTFLEEVANITEV from the coding sequence ATGTTCTATAAAACGAAGCAATCACTAGATCAACTCGTCCAAAACGGCTCCACTCCCGGAATTAGCTATCAAATTAAAACAAACCAGCTAGAAGAAAATAACATCATGGGATTAAAAGCTGTTTTTCCAGAAGCCGAAATCTTACCACGCACAACAGAAAACATTTATGATATCGCTTCTTTGACCAAAGTAATTGCTACGACTACGCGTATTTTACAACTTATCGAACAACAAAGATTCCAATTAGAAGACCCAGTATACATGTACTTGCCCAATTTCCAGTACAAAAACGTTACAATTTTACATTTACTAACACATAGTTCTGGCCTTGCACAAAATATCCCTCACTTCCAAATGACCGTGCCCGAAGACGTGATGCGTTATGTTTACGCGACTAAACAAGTTAATCCGCCCGGAACAGAAGTCACTTACGCCGATGCGAACTTCCTCCTGCTTGGCTATTTGATTAGCGCAATGGACGGCAATTATGAACAAACGATTCAAACACATATTTTAGAACCACTAAAAATGACTCAAACAGGGTTCCATCCAACGAATAAAAAGCAAGTCATCCCAACCGAACTTGATCAAACTCGCGGCTTAATCCAAGGCGAAGTCCATGATTTCAAAGCTTGGACAGCCAAATCCGGCACTGGTCATGCTGGGCTTTTTAGCACGCTAGCCGATCTTTCCAAGTTCCGCGATGCACTTATTTTACAGCACGGGTCACCAATCCTTTCTGAACAAATGTTGGCGCTTATGCAAACAAACCATACACCGGGGCTTAATCGAAGTCGCGGACTAGGCTGGGATCTCCGCGGTGACTCTGTCTTATATCACACCGGATTCACTGGAACGTTTATGGTGCTTGATTTAAAACACCAAGCCAGTTTAATCGTCCTTTCTAACCGCGTTCATCCAAGCCGCGCCAATCCAAATTTCGTAGACAAAAGAGATAGCATTGTCGACACTTTTTTAGAAGAAGTTGCCAACATAACCGAAGTCTAG